Proteins found in one Magnolia sinica isolate HGM2019 chromosome 5, MsV1, whole genome shotgun sequence genomic segment:
- the LOC131247247 gene encoding cytochrome b561 and DOMON domain-containing protein At5g47530-like yields the protein MPTSHVLLTFICALSALPAILTKSHSCADGNFSIMKNARNITITNCKKLGALDAEIGWEVTNATTNDQMIHILFGAHPPTPTGWVAWGVNPLKPQMVGTRAFIAFMQQNRSIMVLPYYITDETKHLCQLKTSKIDLVYTSLAADYSNETGFITMSVTLSLSSMYSVSGLNHVWQVGTHVIGTEPRMHATTIHNFDSRETIDLMSADSRCTHYHRQKLRKVHGIVSMIGWGIILPLGIISARYLKEFPFEVEKSYAIHVPCQICGFVIGTIGWALGMSLGNQSKNYILRNHRIIGITIFSMALLQVLALWLRPKKKDDFLKYWRIYHHFIGYALFTLIVVNIFKGIDILSPSQQWKWAYRTILAFLGLIVLFFESITWGKFIYQYFYVDKEKLVNTSG from the exons ATGCCCACCTCTCATGTCCTTCTAACCTTCATTTGTGCTCTATCAGCCCTCCCAGCCATCCTTACCAAATCCCACTCATGTGCTGATGGGAATTTCTCTATCATGAAAAATGCAAGAAACATCACAATCACAAACTGCAAGAAGTTGGGAGCTCTTGATGCTGAAATTGGCTGGGAAGTCACCAATGCCACCACTAATGATCAGATGATCCACATATTGTTCGGCGCACATCCCCCGACCCCAACCGGGTGGGTCGCATGGGGCGTGAACCCTCTCAAACCACAGATGGTAGGGACGAGAGCATTCATCGCCTTCATGCAACAAAACAGATCTATCATGGTACTACCTTACTATATCACCGACGAAACCAAGCACCTGTGCCAACTCAAAACGTCGAAGATCGACCTCGTCTACACATCACTGGCAGCAGACTATTCAAATGAGACCGGCTTCATTACCATGTCGGTAACGTTATCTCTCTCGTCCATGTACAGCGTATCAGGATTGAATCATGTATGGCAAGTTGGCACACATGTGATTGGCACCGAGCCTCGTATGCACGCCACCACCATCCACAACTTCGATAGCCGCGAGACCATCGATCTAATGTCTGCAGACAGTCGATGCACACATTATCACCGTCAAAAACTAAGAAAA GTACATGGGATAGTGAGCATGATAGGTTGGGGGATAATCCTGCCGCTTGGAATTATCAGTGCAAGGTACTTAAAAGAATTCCCATTCGAAGTCGAGAAGAGTTATGCTATTCATGTGCCGTGCCAGATATGTGGGTTTGTGATTGGGACGATCGGTTGGGCACTTGGAATGTCGCTTGGAAACCAGTCGAAGAACTACATTTTGAGAAATCATCGGATCATAGGCATTACGATCTTTAGCATGGCTTTATTGCAG GTGCTGGCCCTGTGGCTAAGGCCTAAGAAGAAGGACGATTTCTTGAAGTACTGGCGCATATACCATCATTTCATTGGCTATGCTTTGTTTACATTGATAGTAGTGAATATTTTCAAAGGTATTGACATTCTCAGCCCATCTCAACAATGGAAATGGGCTTATCGTACCATCCTTGCCTTTCTCGGCCTCATTGTCCTCTTCTTTGAATCCATCACTTGGGGTAAATTCATATATCAATACTTTTATGTCGACAAAGAGAAGCTAGTGAACACTAGTGGGTAA